One region of Spirochaeta lutea genomic DNA includes:
- a CDS encoding YjjG family noncanonical pyrimidine nucleotidase, translated as MKIQPPTLLLFDADNTLLDFTASQTWALSHTLARFGMDDTPAVHELYSRINHRLWAQLESQSISSQELRLERFRLLLETLDTPADHRALSSSYLEFLAQGTHLVPGARQLVSQLHGIVPMAIATNGIKEIQHSRLKGSGLAGFFEEIIVSEEAGAAKPDQRFFSYAFSQLGFSPADRPRGGRVVMIGDSLSSDIRGGNLAGIHTCWFNPGNTPAPEPMSQDSPTYTITALDEVLVLPGLKEQLSVPG; from the coding sequence ATGAAGATTCAACCCCCGACATTGCTGCTCTTTGACGCCGATAATACCCTTCTCGATTTTACCGCCTCCCAAACCTGGGCTCTGTCGCACACCCTTGCCCGGTTCGGTATGGACGATACCCCGGCGGTGCATGAGCTGTACAGCCGGATAAACCACCGGCTCTGGGCGCAGCTGGAGAGCCAGAGCATCAGCTCCCAGGAACTCCGTCTTGAGCGCTTTCGGCTGCTCCTGGAGACCCTGGACACACCGGCGGACCACCGGGCATTAAGCAGTAGCTACCTGGAATTCTTGGCCCAGGGTACCCATCTTGTCCCCGGCGCCCGGCAGCTCGTTTCACAGCTTCATGGAATCGTACCCATGGCAATTGCCACCAACGGCATCAAGGAGATCCAGCACAGCCGCCTGAAAGGCAGCGGCCTGGCGGGTTTTTTTGAGGAGATTATTGTTTCCGAGGAGGCCGGGGCGGCGAAACCTGACCAGCGGTTCTTTTCGTACGCCTTCAGCCAGCTGGGCTTTTCACCCGCCGACCGCCCCCGGGGAGGCCGGGTGGTCATGATTGGCGATTCGCTGTCATCGGATATCCGGGGTGGAAACCTCGCGGGCATCCACACCTGCTGGTTCAACCCCGGAAATACCCCGGCACCCGAACCCATGAGCCAGGACAGCCCGACCTATACCATCACTGCCCTGGATGAGGTACTTGTCCTTCCGGGGCTTAAGGAACAGCTTAGCGTTCCAGGATAG
- a CDS encoding aldo/keto reductase: MAETKQNISWRTRKLGRSGIQVSALGLGCWAIGGPFWSGDTPNGWGEVDDNQSIRAIHAGLEGGITFFDTANVYGAGHSERVLARALQGRRSEVVIATKFNAVFDEQTRQVTGSDATPQGIRRACEDSLRRLGTDYIDLYQFHDNGYPADQAGPVRETLEELVAQGKIRAYGWSTDFPDRAEFFAQGEHCTAVQFQLNVLDDNPDVIAVAERYNLAAINRGPLAMGLLTGKYTGATKPGNNDVRGAKSPDWMKYFKDGKPSAEWLAKRDAVREVLTQDGRSLSQGALGWLWARSPNTVPIPGFRTEDQVRENLMSLEKGPLTDRQMKEISAILER; the protein is encoded by the coding sequence ATGGCAGAAACAAAACAGAACATCAGTTGGCGTACCAGGAAGCTGGGCCGCTCGGGTATTCAGGTGAGCGCCCTGGGATTGGGGTGCTGGGCCATAGGCGGACCCTTTTGGTCCGGGGACACCCCGAACGGCTGGGGCGAGGTGGATGATAACCAGTCCATCCGGGCTATTCACGCGGGGCTGGAGGGGGGTATTACCTTCTTTGATACAGCGAACGTCTACGGTGCCGGACATAGTGAGCGGGTATTGGCCAGGGCGCTCCAGGGCCGCCGCTCCGAGGTGGTAATTGCTACCAAGTTTAACGCGGTCTTCGATGAGCAGACCCGGCAGGTTACCGGCAGCGATGCAACACCCCAGGGAATCCGCCGGGCCTGCGAGGATTCCCTTCGGCGCCTTGGAACCGATTATATCGATCTCTACCAGTTTCATGATAACGGCTATCCTGCCGACCAGGCTGGGCCGGTTCGGGAGACCCTGGAGGAGCTGGTCGCCCAGGGAAAGATCAGGGCCTACGGCTGGAGTACCGATTTTCCAGACCGTGCCGAGTTCTTCGCCCAGGGGGAGCACTGTACAGCAGTGCAGTTTCAGCTCAACGTTCTTGATGACAATCCCGATGTAATCGCTGTTGCCGAGAGGTATAACCTGGCAGCCATCAATCGCGGGCCCCTGGCCATGGGTCTGTTAACCGGAAAATACACCGGTGCCACAAAGCCCGGGAATAATGATGTCCGTGGGGCAAAAAGCCCGGACTGGATGAAGTACTTCAAGGATGGAAAACCGAGTGCTGAGTGGTTGGCGAAGCGGGATGCAGTCCGGGAGGTATTGACCCAGGACGGGCGCAGCCTTTCCCAAGGGGCCTTGGGTTGGCTCTGGGCCCGAAGCCCCAATACGGTTCCCATACCAGGATTCCGAACGGAGGACCAGGTGCGGGAAAACCTCATGTCCCTGGAGAAGGGTCCCCTGACGGACCGCCAGATGAAGGAAATCTCGGCTATCCTGGAACGCTAA
- the selD gene encoding selenide, water dikinase SelD: protein MQLTKFTTFGGCGAKIAPGLLDKALCGLPRMVDPGLLVDFSTSDDAGVYQISPDTALVQTLDFFPPIVDDPRTFGMIAAANALSDVYAMGGRPVTAMSIVGFPLGTLDIEVLGEILQGALEILREADTPLVGGHSIQDGELKFGLSVTGLVHPREVWKNNTLAAGDRLILTKPLGTGTINMALREGRAHPEAVEAATRSMVQLNRRAAETIRAFGVSACTDVTGFGLIGHASEMVVHSSLGMEIDAAGLRILPRAAEYVSQGLTPGGTKNNLEFRGPLVENLADLSDRTRGLLFDPQTSGGLLFGVAENRAEDCLKVLVSQGVEACIAGRVIDLPGKIRITGQIQG from the coding sequence ATGCAGTTAACCAAGTTTACAACCTTCGGCGGATGCGGAGCAAAGATTGCCCCGGGTCTCCTGGATAAGGCCTTGTGCGGTCTGCCCCGCATGGTGGATCCGGGGTTGTTGGTTGATTTTTCCACCAGCGATGATGCCGGGGTATATCAGATCAGCCCGGATACCGCCCTGGTGCAGACCCTGGATTTTTTCCCGCCCATTGTGGATGATCCCCGGACCTTCGGTATGATCGCTGCGGCGAACGCCCTTTCGGATGTGTATGCCATGGGCGGCCGGCCGGTAACCGCAATGAGCATTGTCGGATTTCCCCTGGGAACCCTGGATATCGAGGTGCTGGGGGAAATTCTCCAGGGCGCCCTGGAGATTCTCCGGGAGGCGGATACCCCCTTGGTCGGTGGGCACAGCATTCAGGATGGTGAGCTGAAATTCGGGCTCTCCGTTACCGGTTTGGTGCATCCCCGGGAGGTTTGGAAAAACAATACCCTGGCTGCTGGGGATCGGTTGATCCTTACCAAACCCCTGGGGACGGGTACCATCAATATGGCCCTCCGGGAGGGACGGGCTCATCCCGAGGCGGTGGAAGCTGCAACGCGCAGTATGGTTCAACTAAACCGCCGGGCGGCTGAAACAATCCGTGCCTTCGGGGTTTCGGCATGTACGGATGTTACGGGGTTCGGCTTGATCGGGCACGCCAGCGAAATGGTGGTGCATTCATCCCTGGGCATGGAAATCGACGCAGCGGGGTTGAGGATTCTACCCAGAGCCGCCGAGTATGTGAGCCAGGGGCTGACACCCGGGGGCACGAAGAATAACCTGGAGTTCCGGGGGCCCCTGGTGGAGAACTTGGCAGACCTGAGCGATCGTACCCGTGGGTTGCTCTTTGATCCCCAGACTTCCGGGGGACTCCTGTTCGGGGTTGCCGAGAACCGAGCGGAGGATTGCCTCAAGGTATTAGTATCCCAGGGTGTGGAGGCATGTATCGCGGGCCGGGTTATCGATCTGCCTGGTAAGATTCGCATAACCGGCCAGATCCAGGGGTAG